A window from Zingiber officinale cultivar Zhangliang chromosome 7A, Zo_v1.1, whole genome shotgun sequence encodes these proteins:
- the LOC122000426 gene encoding pentatricopeptide repeat-containing protein At1g77405-like has protein sequence MRLDSLPNASPGAVSYTYRRQGLLVRQAVAVLLQRRPLPPPSPRFRGWTSDAVRDALSSIPTYFFLSPRSVGRQRTSGRHRSPLRQRCLRLESSSSAGSRGPAKHRDLESVGLGVAAGLEFYSWVESHCGFPHDELTCRDMSRVLARANRLPLLWRFLRSNERLVSTATVTEVIKLLGEEGLTREALAAFYRMKQLHCKPDAQSYNTIISALCRVGLFKKARILLDQMELPGARCRPDTFTYTILISSYCKRSLQTGCRKAITRRIWEANHMFRRMLFNGFVPDVVTYNCLIDGLCKTYRIERAHELLDDMLVKGCSPNRITYNSFIRYYSVVNQIDKAVEMMRAMVSRSHGVPSSSSYTPVIHALCETGRVREARDLLVEMVSSGSIPREFTYKLVCDGLAHAGEQGLDDELHRRIEDGMRARFMQVRLLKPVMGNKSIFAREQQ, from the coding sequence ATGCGACTCGACTCCCTTCCAAACGCTTCGCCGGGCGCTGTCTCTTACACTTACCGCCGCCAAGGCCTTCTTGTACGGCAGGCCGTCGCCGTCTTGCTCCAGCGTCGGCCCCTCCCTCCCCCGTCACCTCGCTTCCGCGGCTGGACCTCGGACGCCGTCCGCGACGCCCTCTCCTCCATCCCCACCTACTTCTTCCTTTCTCCCCGCTCCGTCGGCCGGCAGCGTACCTCCGGCCGTCACCGCTCCCCACTCCGACAGCGCTGCCTCCGCCTCGAGTCTTCCTCTTCCGCCGGCTCCCGTGGACCCGCCAAACATCGCGACCTGGAATCCGTTGGCCTCGGCGTCGCTGCTGGTCTAGAGTTCTATTCCTGGGTGGAATCGCACTGCGGCTTCCCCCACGACGAGCTGACATGCCGCGACATGTCCCGCGTCCTTGCCCGCGCCAACCGCCTCCCCCTACTCTGGCGCTTCCTTCGCTCCAATGAGCGCCTTGTCAGCACCGCCACCGTCACCGAGGTGATCAAGCTGCTCGGCGAGGAGGGCCTCACCAGGGAGGCTCTCGCCGCCTTCTACCGCATGAAGCAGCTCCATTGCAAGCCCGACGCCCAGTCATACAACACGATCATCTCGGCACTATGCCGCGTTGGCCTCTTCAAAAAGGCGAGGATTTTACTTGACCAGATGGAGTTGCCGGGCGCGCGATGCCGCCCTGACACCTTCACCTACACCATACTGATCAGCTCATACTGCAAGCGCAGCTTGCAGACCGGCTGCCGCAAGGCCATCACGAGGAGGATTTGGGAAGCGAATCACATGTTCCGGAGGATGTTATTCAATGGATTCGTTCCAGATGTAGTGACCTACAACTGCTTGATAGATGGTCTCTGCAAGACCTACAGGATTGAGCGTGCACATGAACTGCTCGATGATATGCTTGTGAAGGGCTGTTCTCCCAATCGAATCACATACAACTCTTTCATTCGTTACTACAGCGTTGTTAACCAGATTGACAAGGCCGTCGAGATGATGAGAGCCATGGTGTCACGGAGCCACGGTGTTCCCTCTTCAAGTTCATATACGCCTGTCATTCACGCATTATGTGAGACGGGAAGAGTCAGGGAAGCAAGGGATCTCTTGGTTGAGATGGTGTCCAGTGGATCTATCCCTCGAGAGTTCACATATAAGTTGGTTTGTGATGGTTTGGCCCATGCGGGAGAGCAAGGTCTGGACGATGAGCTTCATAGAAGGATAGAAGATGGAATGCGTGCTAGATTCATGCAGGTCAGGCTTCTGAAGCCTGTGATGGGTAACAAAAGCATATTTGCTCGAGAACAACAATAA